From the genome of Danio rerio strain Tuebingen ecotype United States chromosome 2, GRCz12tu, whole genome shotgun sequence, one region includes:
- the ftr22 gene encoding tripartite motif-containing protein 16-like protein encodes MAEFNSRWIRDRFSCSVCLDLLKEPVTIPCGHSYCMNCITDCWNQDEQRRVYSCPQCRQTFTPRPALNKNVMLAEMVEKAKVTRRAQTTDPAVSYAGSGDVECDVCNGRKRKAVKSCLLCLESYCESHFECHEESRSKKRHKVTDATGRIQEMICPKHDRLLEVYCRTDQKCVCLMCVMDEHKNHDTVSAEAERAEKQKQVGEIKRKWYKKIQERQKENLKLREDIKNHKSSAQTAVEDSERIFTELIQYIERRRSEVTQTIRDREKTEVSRAEGLLKKLQQEIEDLKRRNTELEQLSHTDDHIHFLQSFQSLSESLKSAAVRSPTVSSAHPYEDVRKSVSNMKQKLEQLCKQATEQISGHVTYINIISNNEPKTREEFLQYSCKLTLDPNTAHKQLHLSDENRVASFTTTMHPYPDHPDRFDTWPQVLCRESVCGRCYWEVEWTDGVSISVSYKSISRKGETKRCSFGHTNESWRLQCSQSSHLFLHNDIKTKLGVSMSSSRIGVYVDHRAGILSFFSVSHTTMSLINRVQTTFTQPLYPGFAVYGSKVKLIHFSSA; translated from the exons ATGGCAGAATTCAATAGTAGGTGGATTCGGGACCGGTTCAGCTGTTCAGTGTGTCTGGATCTCCTGAAGGAGCCAGTGACCATCCCCTGTGGACACAGTTACTGTATGAACTGCATTACTGACTGCTGGAATCAAGATGAGCAGAGGAGAGTTTACAGCTGCCCTCAGTGCAGACAGACCTTCACTCCAAGACCTGCTTTAAACAAGAATGTGATGCTGGCAGAAATGGTGGAGAAAGCAAAGGTGACAAGAAGAGCCCAAACAACTGACCCTGCTGTCAGTTACGCTGGAAGTGGAGATGTGGAGTGTGATGTTTGTAATGGGAGAAAACGCAAAGCTGTCAAATCCTGTCTGTTGTGTCTCGAATCTTACTGTGAAAGTCATTTTGAGTGTCATGAAGAATCGCGCTCAAAGAAACGACACAAAGTGACTGATGCCACTGGACGAATTCAGGAGATGATCTGCCCTAAACATGACCGACTGCTGGAGGTTTACTGTCGGACTGACCAGAAGTGTgtatgtttaatgtgtgtgatgGATGAACATAAAAATCACGACACTGTTTCAGCTGAAGCAGAGAGAGCTGAGAAACAG aaacaGGTtggagaaataaaaagaaaatggtaTAAGAAAATCCAAGAAAGACAGAAGGAGAATCTGAAGCTCAGAGAAGACATTAAGAATCATAAG AGCTCTGCACAGACAGCAGTGGAGGACAGTGAGAGGATCTTTACTGAACTCATCCAGTACATTGAGAGAAGACGATCTGAGGTCACACAGACGATCAGAGATCGAGAAAAGACTGAAGTGAGTCGAGCTGAAGGACTCTTGAAGAAACTGCAGCAGGAGATTGAAGATCTGAAGAGGAGAAACACTGAGCTGGAGCAGCTTTCACACACTGATGACCACATACATTTCCTACAG AGTTTCCAGTCTCTCTCTGAATCTCTGAAATCAGCAGCCGTCCGCAGCCCAACCGTCAGTTCTGCCCATCCTTATGAAGATGTGAGAAAATCTGTCTCTAATATGAAACAAAAACTGGAGCAGCTCTGCAAACAGGCAACAGAGCAGATATCTGGTCACG TAACATACATCAACATTATTTCCAATAATGAACCCAAGACGAGGGAGGAGTTTCTACAAT ACTCCTGTAagctcactctggatccaaacactgCACATAAACAGCTTCATCTGTCTGATGAGAACAGAGTGGCTTCTTTCACTACTACAATGCATCCATATCCTGATCATCCGGACAGATTTGATACCTggcctcaggtgttgtgcagagagagtgtgtgtggacgctgttattGGGAGGTGGAGTGGACTGATGGCGTCTcaatatcagtgtcatataagagcatcagcagGAAGGGAGAAACTAAGCGTTGTTCATTTGGACATACTAATGAGTCCTGGAGATTGCAGTGTTCTCAATCCAGTCACTTATTTTTGCACAACGACATAAAGACAAAACTCGGTGTATCAATGAGCTCCTCCAGAATAGGAGTGTATGTGGATCACAGAGCAGGAATTCTGTCTTTCTTCAGCGTTTCTCACACAACAATGAGCCTCATCAACagagtccagaccacattcactcaACCGCTCTATCCTGGGTTTGCAGTTTACGGATCAAAAGTGaaactcattcatttttcttcggcttag